GTTGAGACTGCGGATGAAACGATGACGATGCAAAGTAATACCACCCAATATAATCCTGATTATATTGATGCGGATGTTGTCAAACCAGCCGGCGCTATTAACGTGGCGTTAGATGCTAAAAAGGTGATTGCGCGACGGGCAGCGATGTTTAAGCGTGATCAAGATCGAATTGTGAATTACGGCATTGGTAAATATCCTGAAACGGTCTCGTTAGTCCTGAAAGAAGAAGGGGCGGCTGAAGACATTACCACGACGGTCGAACCAGGGACGTTTGGCGGCGTACCAATGGGTGGTGGCGACTTTGGTTGTGCCATTGCGCCCGAAGCGACGATTGATCAACCGTACATGTTTGATTTCTATGATGGCGGCGGTATTGATATTGCCTTTCTAGGCTTAGCTGAACTCGACCACGCCGGCAACATCAATGTTTCAAAATTTGGGCCCAAGATTGCTGGTACCGGTGGCTTTGTTAACATTACACAAAATACACCGACTGTAGTATTCACGGGGACCTTTACTGCTGGCGGCTTGCGGACGACAGTGAGTGATGGTCAATTAAAGATTACGCAAGAAGGTCGGCGGCATAAACTAGTCACTGATGTTGAGCAAATCACCTTCTCTGGACCAGTTGCACACGAGAATCACCAAAACATTTACTATGTGACTGAACGTGCTGTCTTCCAATTGACTGCGACGGGCATTGAATTAATTGAAATTGCACCTGGGATTGATTTACACACGGATGTTTTAGATCAAATGGATTTCAAGCCACAAATCAGTTCTAATTTACATTATATGGATGCCCGGATTTTTGAACCAGCGCTGATGGGGAACATTACCAATCAAGCTAATCAATCGGTAACGGTTAACGCTTAAAAGAATGTTTGACATTATCTTAAAAAATAACGGGGTTGGGAAAGTTAATCCCAACCTCGTTATTTTTATGATGAAGCTACATGTCGCGGTGTGTGCTTAAAATAGTTGGTGAACCAATCGCTAGTGTAATGAACTAAATTGCTAGTGTAGTCGTCACCGAAGCGACAAAGGCTAATATTCCAAGGGAAAACCGGATCGAATTCACGATGCTCGATATTAGTTCCGGCGTAGTTACTAGCAATTGGGGCTGCAATAATACCGACAGTGTCCATTTCTTGGCACATATTAAGAATTAAATCCCAAGAGCTGGTTTGAAAGAAGAAGTTGGGTTGAATCTTTTGCTGCTGAAAGCGTTGCTTAACTTGGTAAGTGACCATAAAACTATCATCAAGTGTGACAATCCGTTCTTGCCCGACTTCATTGAAGGGAATTGCTCCTGGAAAATCATGGAAACGATGTTGGTTGTTGAACCAAACTGCAACTGAATCGCGGTAAATGATTGTTTCAGTAATACCAGGAAAGGTTGCCGGAGCAACAATCACTGCTAAGTCAATTTCTTGTAATAAAAGCATTTTTTGTAGTTCGTAGGCACCACGTTCTACGATTTTTAATTGAATCGTTGGATTTTCCTGAATGAACTTTGGAATTGCCCGATTAAAGACGGTTGAAATGATGACTGGGGCAATGCCAATTGTGATTTTACCAGTTTGAACGGTTGCGTGATCGCGTAGGCTTTGCATCATCGCTTGATAGTCGAGACTGACCTGCCGACCATTTTGAATAAGATCTTTACCAACGGGGGTTAAACCGGTGATACGACCTTTGCGCCGAATAAAGATGCGCACATTTTCAATATTTTCAAGTTCACTGATGAGTTTACTGAGCGCAGGTTGTGACACGTTTAGGACCCGTGCGCTCTTAGTGAGGTTAAAATCGTTATCAACAATCGTGATTAAGTATTGAATCTGATGAATATCCATTTAAACGAGCTCCTCTCCAAAATGAAATTAAAGGTGGTGGCGTCATGTACACGTCAAATGACAAATTTTATCAGCAGCTTTTAGCCACAGCAATGATTGAAAAAGTAGGGACACAACCAATCGTGATCGGGATTACTGGCAATGTTGCGGCGGGAAAGACTACGTTTGCGCAACAACTGCAACGGTTTTGTCAGCAACGGTTGCCAAAGGCGCAGACTGTTTTAGTTTCGACGGATGACTTCTTGCTGCCGAATGCGACCTTGAAAGCCCACCATCTAATGGCAGTCAAAGGTTTTCCGCAATCATATCGGTCCGCATTGATGCGACAATTTGTGATGCGGGTTCAGACTAAGCGCCGAATAACACTTCCCAGTTACAATCATGCCATTAATGATATTGATCAGCAATGGTCGCAAACGATTTCTCAGCCAGATATTATTATTGTGGAGGGGCTAATGGTCTTACAACCGGTCTTTCAATCTTTACTAACGACTAGTGTTTTTTTAACAGTGGCGCCAGAAGTTAATTACCGGTGGTACTTAGCTCGCTGCATGGCACTAAACTTGCCTGCTCGTTATCAATTAGATCAACGTGCTTTTACCCGACTGGCACATCATAATTGGCGCACGATTAATTGGCGGAACTATCAAGAAAATGTATTACCGCTAAAAAATCGCGCCCAATTTCAGATCCAACTGAATGCGGCTCATCAGATAGCCACGATTATAGTCCCGACGGATGACAATGATTTGATGTCAATTGGCGAGGCCTAGTTGGGTCACTAGAATGAAACCCCAACTGATAAAGGGCACAAAAGGAAGCTGTCGTTGCTGGTATTGGCTTAAGACGACGAGGGCACCAATTGCCGCTAACGTTAAGCTGGTGATTACTTGGACGGGGGAAGCGACACAAATTAATAACAGCAACACGTCAACATCACCTAAGCCGAATTTATTGGTCAAGCGGGCGACTAAGTAGAGTCCAACTAATAGGAACAAAACGAGTAATAGGGCATTATCCCAAATTAAATGGCGTTGACTAAGACCTAGCAGCGCCGGTAAGATGAGCGTAAGCGGGTAAACTTGGAAGGTGTGGTAATCCGTGAGACTATTGAAGATCAGGACGAAGTAGCAACTTAACCAGACAATGGTGAGCATGGATAAGGCTTGCCAGTTATAAAGTAGTAAACTGCCACACAGTAATTCAATCCAAGTTGAGGTCCAACTAATCGGTTGGTGGCAAGTGTAGCAATGACCACGTTGCAAAAGTAGGCCGATGATTGGTGTAAGTTGCCAGTACCGCAACTGTGTCTGGCAATGTGGACAACGGGAACGTTGTGACCAATTCCAAGGTTGCTTAGTACTGATCCGGTCAGCACAGCAAGTCATGAATGATCCCAAGCAGGCACCAGTTAAAAAGAAATAACTATTTATTAATAGAAGTAACAAAAAAATTCCTCCTCACTAATCAATAATTACGTGAAGAAAAGCTTATAACATTTATTGACACGCTCTGAACATCATGGTAGTCTAGTAAAGGTGCTTTTTGCAGACAGATTCCTGTATAGGAATACAGACATGCTGACTGGTCGGCTAAGCGCAAAACCGCCATCGTTCAGGCGTTATTTTTTGTAAAAAAAAGAACCACCTGGATGTGTGGACTTAAAAACTCAGATATTTTGGAAGGAGGACACTTTAGAACATGCCAACAATTAATCAATTAATTCGCAAAGGCCGTAAGTCTAAAGTATCAAAATCGAACGCCCCAGCTTTGAACTTTGGGTATAACAGTTACAAGAAGGTTCAAACTAACAATCCAGCACCACAAAAACGGGGTGTCGCTACTCGTGTCGGCACAATGACTCCTAAGAAGCCTAACTCGGCTTTACGGAAGTACGCGCGTGTCCGTCTATCTAACTTGATTGAAGTTACAGCTTACATTCCTGGTATTGGTCACAACCTCCAAGAACATAGTGTTGTTTTAATTCGTGGTGGACGTGTAAAGGATTTACCTGGTGTTCGTTATCATGTTATCCGTGGTACTTTAGATACTGCCGGTGTCGAAGATCGTCGCCAAAGCCGTTCTAAGTACGGGACTAAAAAGCCAAAGGAATAAGGAGGTAAGTTAAATGCCAAGAAGAGGACATGTCGCAAAGCGCGAAGTTTTGCCTGATCCAATGTACGATTCAAAATTAGTAACGCGTTTAATCAACCACTTAATGTTAGATGGTAAACGCGGAACTGCATCAACAATCTTGTATGATGCGTTCGATCAAATTAAAGAACAAACTGGTAATGAACCTTTAGAAGTCTTCGAAGAAGCTATGAAGAACGTTATGCCAGTACTTGAAGTTAAAGCTCGCCGTGTTGGTGGATCTAACTATCAAGTTCCTATCGAAGTTCGTCCAGATCGTAAATCGACCTTGGGCCTTCGTTGGATCGTTCAATACGCACGTTCACGTGGTGAACACACCATGTCAGACCGGTTAGCTCGTGAAATCATGGATGCTGCTAACAATACTGGTGCCTCAGTTAAAAAGCGTGAAGATACGCATAAAATGGCTGAAGCCAACCGTGCCTTTGCACATTATCGTTGGTAATATTCCCATGGTTTGGTTAAGGGTTGCCTTTAACTAAACGAAACAACAAGGTGGCTATTATATGCGAGCATATAGTAGCCATTTTTTGAAGAAAAGTTTACATTGTTAATTCCATTTGAATTGAGAGGAGTAACACACTTACTAATGGCTAATACAAGAGAATTTTCACTCGATAAGACTCGTAATATTGGTATTATGGCCCATATCGATGCTGGTAAGACCACTACTACTGAACGTATCTTGTACTATACGGGTAAAATCCATAAGATCGGTGAAACCCATGATGGGGCTTCACAAATGGACTGGATGGCTCAAGAACAAGAACGTGGGATTACCATTACTTCCGCTGCAACGACTGCTGAGTGGAAAGACCACCGGATTAACATCATCGACACCCCTGGACACGTTGACTTCACTGTTGAAGTTGAACGTTCATTACGGGTTTTAGATGGTGCCATTGCGGTTTTGGATGCTCAATCAGGGGTTGAACCTCAAACCGAAACTGTTTGGCGTCAAGCATCAACTTATAACGTGCCACGGATTGTCTTTGTTAACAAGATGGATAAAATTGGGGCAGACTTTAAGTATTCAGTAAGCACGATTGGTGATCGTTTGCAAGCTAATGCGCATGCTATCCAATTACCAATTGGGGCAGAAGACAACTTTGAAGGTGTCATTGACTTAATCGAAATGAAGGCTGACCTTTATGACGAAGATAAGCTTGGGACTGAATGGGATACTGTTGATGTACCTGATGAATACAAAGAAGAAGCCCAAGCTGCTCGTGATGACTTGATTGAAGCTTTAGCTGATATTGATGATGGCATCATGGAAAAGTACTTGAATGGTGAAGAAGTTTCTAAAGCTGAAATCAAAGCTGCAATCCGTAAAGGAACGTTAAGCCTTGAATTCTTCCCAGTTTTAGCTGGTTCTGCCTTCAAGAATAAGGGTGTTCAGATGTTAATGGACGCTGTTGTGGATTACTTACCATCACCACTTGATGTTAAGCCTTATAAAGCAACTGATCCTGAAACTGATGAAGCTATTGACTTAATTGCTGGCGATGACAAACCATTCGCTGCGTTGGCCTTTAAAGTTGCAACTGACCCATTCGTTGGTCGGTTAACCTTTATCCGGGTTTACCAAGGTACCTTGGAATCTGGTTCATACGTGTTAAACGCAACTAAAGACAAACGTGAACGGGTCGGTCGTTTACTTCAAATGCATTCTAACCAACGGAAAGAGATCCCAGAAGTTTTCTCTGGTGATATTGCCGCTGCGATTGGTTTGAAGAATACAACTACTGGGGACTCATTAACGAGTATTGAACATCCATATCATTTGGAATCAATGGAATTCCCAGATCCAGTTATCCAGGTTGCCGTTGAACCTAAGACTAAGGCTGACCAAGATAAGATGAATGTTGCGCTACAAAAGCTTTCTGAAGAAGATCCAACTTTCAAGGCTGAAACTAACCCTGAAACTGGTGAAACTTTGATTGCCGGGATGGGTGAATTACATTTGGACATCATTGTTGATCGGATGCGTCGTGAATTCAACGTTGAAGCAACTGTTGGTGCACCTCAAGTTTCATACCGTGAAAGCTTTACCAAGGCTACTAAGGTCCAAGGTAAGTTCGTTCACCAATCTGGTGGTAAAGGTCAATATGGGGATGTTTGGGTTGAATTCACACCTAACGAAGAAGGTAAAGGCTTCGAATTCGAAGATGCCATCGTTGGTGGGGTTGTTCCACGTGAATACATTCCT
This region of Lactobacillus sp. CBA3605 genomic DNA includes:
- a CDS encoding LysR family transcriptional regulator; translated protein: MDIHQIQYLITIVDNDFNLTKSARVLNVSQPALSKLISELENIENVRIFIRRKGRITGLTPVGKDLIQNGRQVSLDYQAMMQSLRDHATVQTGKITIGIAPVIISTVFNRAIPKFIQENPTIQLKIVERGAYELQKMLLLQEIDLAVIVAPATFPGITETIIYRDSVAVWFNNQHRFHDFPGAIPFNEVGQERIVTLDDSFMVTYQVKQRFQQQKIQPNFFFQTSSWDLILNMCQEMDTVGIIAAPIASNYAGTNIEHREFDPVFPWNISLCRFGDDYTSNLVHYTSDWFTNYFKHTPRHVASS
- the fusA gene encoding elongation factor G, which produces MANTREFSLDKTRNIGIMAHIDAGKTTTTERILYYTGKIHKIGETHDGASQMDWMAQEQERGITITSAATTAEWKDHRINIIDTPGHVDFTVEVERSLRVLDGAIAVLDAQSGVEPQTETVWRQASTYNVPRIVFVNKMDKIGADFKYSVSTIGDRLQANAHAIQLPIGAEDNFEGVIDLIEMKADLYDEDKLGTEWDTVDVPDEYKEEAQAARDDLIEALADIDDGIMEKYLNGEEVSKAEIKAAIRKGTLSLEFFPVLAGSAFKNKGVQMLMDAVVDYLPSPLDVKPYKATDPETDEAIDLIAGDDKPFAALAFKVATDPFVGRLTFIRVYQGTLESGSYVLNATKDKRERVGRLLQMHSNQRKEIPEVFSGDIAAAIGLKNTTTGDSLTSIEHPYHLESMEFPDPVIQVAVEPKTKADQDKMNVALQKLSEEDPTFKAETNPETGETLIAGMGELHLDIIVDRMRREFNVEATVGAPQVSYRESFTKATKVQGKFVHQSGGKGQYGDVWVEFTPNEEGKGFEFEDAIVGGVVPREYIPSVEQGLRESMANGVLAGYPLVDVKAKLYDGSYHDVDSSEAAFKIAASIALRNATKSAGPVILEPIMKVDIVTPEDYLGDIMGHVTARRGKIEGMEERGNAQEVHAFVPLAEMFGYATTLRSATQGRGTFTMAFDHYEKVPKAVQAEIIKKNGGQPVED
- a CDS encoding acyl CoA:acetate/3-ketoacid CoA transferase; this encodes MSVQFINSDAAAQLIPDDATIALEGFLGSDVAEEILRSIRKRFDTEGHPAQLAIWHASGIGDGANKGTNNLAVKGLLRRIVGGHWGLAPQLEPLVAANDFEAYNFPQGVLSQIFRDSAAHKPIQISRVGLGTFVDPDVEGGKLNEAAQAHDLVSKIKIHGADYLAYEVPKPNIAILRGTFADENGNITFDDEPLTLESTSIAMAAHNNGGKVFVQVKRVVKAGAMRPKDIRIPGLLVDYVVETADETMTMQSNTTQYNPDYIDADVVKPAGAINVALDAKKVIARRAAMFKRDQDRIVNYGIGKYPETVSLVLKEEGAAEDITTTVEPGTFGGVPMGGGDFGCAIAPEATIDQPYMFDFYDGGGIDIAFLGLAELDHAGNINVSKFGPKIAGTGGFVNITQNTPTVVFTGTFTAGGLRTTVSDGQLKITQEGRRHKLVTDVEQITFSGPVAHENHQNIYYVTERAVFQLTATGIELIEIAPGIDLHTDVLDQMDFKPQISSNLHYMDARIFEPALMGNITNQANQSVTVNA
- the rpsG gene encoding 30S ribosomal protein S7 — protein: MPRRGHVAKREVLPDPMYDSKLVTRLINHLMLDGKRGTASTILYDAFDQIKEQTGNEPLEVFEEAMKNVMPVLEVKARRVGGSNYQVPIEVRPDRKSTLGLRWIVQYARSRGEHTMSDRLAREIMDAANNTGASVKKREDTHKMAEANRAFAHYRW
- the rpsL gene encoding 30S ribosomal protein S12, whose amino-acid sequence is MPTINQLIRKGRKSKVSKSNAPALNFGYNSYKKVQTNNPAPQKRGVATRVGTMTPKKPNSALRKYARVRLSNLIEVTAYIPGIGHNLQEHSVVLIRGGRVKDLPGVRYHVIRGTLDTAGVEDRRQSRSKYGTKKPKE
- a CDS encoding A24 family peptidase, which translates into the protein MLLLLINSYFFLTGACLGSFMTCCADRISTKQPWNWSQRSRCPHCQTQLRYWQLTPIIGLLLQRGHCYTCHQPISWTSTWIELLCGSLLLYNWQALSMLTIVWLSCYFVLIFNSLTDYHTFQVYPLTLILPALLGLSQRHLIWDNALLLVLFLLVGLYLVARLTNKFGLGDVDVLLLLICVASPVQVITSLTLAAIGALVVLSQYQQRQLPFVPFISWGFILVTQLGLAN